The sequence below is a genomic window from Humulus lupulus chromosome 3, drHumLupu1.1, whole genome shotgun sequence.
AAGGAGGAGGACAGAGTTGCAGAGACCACTGAGACAGTGCCTTCTGCTACTGAGCCTGCTGGTGCAGGATCTGGGAATTAGGTTTTGGAGGCACCTTCTAGGATTCAATTGGAAGTGGACAAGACTATGGATAACTCAGAATCTGCCTCTGATCTTCCTGTTGTAAACAAGACCCGGACACCAGTTGAGGGAGGCAGTTCGGACTGGATGACCCCGAAACGATTTGGTGGGAATAAGAGGGCCATCAATAAGACCAAGAACACTTTGAAGAATTCCTATAGTGCTTTGCAAGATAAGGCAGTGAAGGTAGCAAATTTGGGATTAAAATCAACAAGTTTGTTACATGGAGAACCACAACATTCTTAGTTGGAATGTTAGAGGTATCAATAAGAGGGAGAAGCAGAAATTTCTAAGCTCCTTTTGTTTTGTTAATCAAGTTGGGTTAGGTGCCTTATTGGAGACAAAACTTCGGGGTGATAAGATTAAGAAGATGATGCAGTCTTTTTTTAGTGGTTGGGAATTTTTTTCTGGTTCAGCTTCTGAAGGCAGATTACTGCTTATTTGGCAACCTAATTTGGTGTCTGTTGATGTTCTGAAAGAAACATACCAATTACTTCATGTTTTTGTCAGGAGCTTGAAAACTAATAAATCATTTTGTGTGACATTTGTTTATGGTAGGAATTCTATTGAGGAAAGAATGGCCCTTTGGAAAGATCTGTCTAATCTTAGTTTTCCAGTTGCTGCATGGCTCATAGCTGGAGACTTTAATGCTGCTTTTGAGAGCGAGGACAGAGTAGGTGGTCGTGCGATATCTTCCCTTGAGTTGGATGATGCTCAAAATTGGAGGGCTTTGGGGTTAGTTGATGAGTTGCGTGCTAGAGGGTCTCATTTTACTTGGACGAATAAACAGATGAATGAAGGCAGAATTTTCTCAAGATTGGATAGAGTTTTCAAGAATGAAGATTTGTTGGACATTTTCCCTCACTCTGAGGCTGTCTTCAACTGGGAGCTTCACTCTGACCACTGCTACTGTATTATTAAACCAGATATTGCTGTTAGCTGTGGTGTTAAGCTCTTTAGATTCTTCAATATGTGGACTAAACATGATCAATTTAAATCCACTGTTATGCAGAGCTGGTGTAGGCCTATGCGAGGGATTGGTCTAGTTCACCTTTGTAATAAGCTGCGTAGACTTCAGTAGGTGCTTCGGCGGTTCAACAGGTATATAATGGGTGATGTTGCCCAAAATTTTTCTGAGGCTAAAGAGAAGTATCAAGCTGCCCAGGTCTCTCTGCAGGGTGATCCGCATTCGCTAAGTCTTCAAAAAATCGAAGCTGATGCTGGTGACTCTCTAGCTTATCATGCTAAAATTTATGAGAGTTTCTTGAGACAGAAAAGTAAAGTGGACTGGTTGCGGTTTGGGGACGACAACTCGGCGTATTTTCACGCTTGTTTAAAGCAAAGGAGAGCCTCTAATTGTATCACTTCTGTAGTTAATGAATCCGGTCAGAGTATAGAGAATTTTGATGCTGTAGTTGATCATTTTGTGAATCATTTCAAGAGAATTATGGGAAGCAAGAGCATGGCCTCTAGCACTATTCAGAAGTCATGTTTTGAGCTTGGTCACCAGCTGACCTTGGAACAGCAAGTTAGCTTAGTTAAGCCTTTTTCTACTAAGGAAGTTAAAGAAGCTTTTTTCGGCATTAACTCGATTAAAAGTCCGAGGCCGGATGGGTTTGGCTCGGGTTTTTTTAAAGCCCTTTGGAGCGAGTTAGAGGCTGAACTCTCAGCAGCTGTTCTAGACTTCTTTGAGTATGGTGTGTTGCCAGAGGAAATCAACAAAGCTACTATTTCCTTAGTCCCTAAAATTGAGACTCCCTCCCGCGCAGCAGATTATCGTCCTATTGCTTGCTGTAATTCTATTTACAAGTGCATTTCTAAGATGCTTTGTAGTAGATTGGCTTTGGTGCTTCCTAGTCTTGTTAACCAAAACCAAGGAGCCTTTGTTAAAAACAGATTATTGGCTCATAATATCCTTATTCTTCAGGATATTATAAAAAGGCTATAAGAGGAAAAACATTTCCCCTAGGTGTGTTTTGAAGATTGATTTGAGCAAAGCCTATGATATGTTAGATTGGAACTTCTTAGAGGATATTCTCAATGAGTTTCGATTTCCGGCTAAATTCATCAAATGGGTCATGGCTTGCTTGAAAGATCCTACCTATCTTCTCCTTATGAATGGAAAGGTTCAAGGGGAATTTAGAGGTCGGAAGGGGCTTAGACAAGGGGACCCTATCTCTCCGTTATTATTTGTCTTAGCCATGGAGTACTGTACCCGCTTATTTCAGCAAGCTTCAATGAACAAGGGGTACCGGTTTCATCGTAAGTGCAAGCACCTCAAGATCGTCAATCTTTGCTTCGCAGATGACTTGGTTATTTTTTGCAAGGGAGTTCACAATTCTATTCAGATTATTAAAGAAAGTTTCAGTGATTTCTGTTGTGCCTCTGGTTTGACAGCTAACAAGGATAAATCCCAGGTTTACTTTGGTGGTGTGGCTGAAGTTGAGGCTCAAAAATTGCTTGAGGGGCTCTGTTTCACTGAAGGTCATTTTCCCCTAAAATACTTGGGAGTGCCTCTTCGAACAACAAGATGGAAGGCTGGTGACTGTTCTCTTATTATCAAAAAGATTCAGTCCAAACTTCATACTTGGGCGAGTCGACACCTTTCTTTTGCAGGGAGGGCGCAATTGATCAATTCAGTGCTTCTGAGTATAAGAACTTTTTGGATGAGCATTTTTATCCTTCCTAAGAGTGTAACTAAGGAGGTTGATCGGTTATGTAGGAACTTCCTTTGGGGAGTTAAGGATAGTAATTTTCAGCGGAGTAAATTGCACTTTACTGACTAGGATCAGGTTTGTTTGCCTAAGTGTATGGGTGGTCTTGGCTTCAAGGATAGTAATACTTGGAACTTAGTGCTTCTGGCCAAATATGTTTGGGCAGTTTCTTCGAAACATGATATTTTGTGGGTCAAGTGGGTGGATTCTATCTACTTAAAGGGGTAGAATTTATGGCATTATAGAGTCCCTCAAGATGTGAGCTGGTATTGGAAGAGATTATTAAAACTTAGAGATATTTTTCCTGGTTGCAGACTTAATGAGGCAGTCCATCTCGGCAAGCTTAATCTGAAATTTCTGTACCACAGGCTCATTAACAAAGACAGAGTTGCCTATGCGAATGTAGTGTGGAACTCCTTTGCGGTGCCTAAGCACAGGTTCATTTTATGGCATGCTACACTGGGCCATCTGTTGACTCGAGACAATCTCAGTCGTTGTCACTTGGAGCTTTCTTCTGTGCTTTGCCCGGTTTGTGAAGAGGAGCAAGAGTCTCACGCTCACCTGTTTTTTGAATGTCATTTTTCCTGGCAGGTCCGAGCTCTTGTGGAGAAGTGGTTGGGATGGGGTTTGTGGCCGCTTCAGCTGGATGGGTGGCGTGCTTGGATGGCTGGTAAGTCGAAGGGCCTGATGCATTCTGTTTTGGCTGCTGCTTTGGCAGCTTCAGTGTACTTTATTTGGAAAAACAGAAATAATTGCATCTTTAAACTTAGCTCCTTTTATGTGGACTATGTCGTTCAGTTGATCAAATACTGGGTTAGGGGTAGACTTCTTTATCATTATAAGAGGCTTATTAGGACAAAGGATCTAGCCTTCTTTAATAGAGTGATTCAGATGTAAGGCTTGTTGTTTgtaatctgtttggattatttgtaatctgtttggattatttgTAATCTGATTGGTTTGTTTTCAATATATTTccttttcatcaaaaaaaaatctTGTGCTTCCTCTTTTGCAGATTTAGAGATGTTCAGGCATTACAACGCCCCTCCTGCCCCGAAGAGGAAGTCTGGAGAAGGAAGTGGCTTCACTCCCCCTAGCAAGGTCCTGAGGACAGTACCGCCCACCCAAGGGAGACAATCCGAGGAAGGGAGTAGTTGATCAGACTCTTCACGACGCTTCaatgattcaaagctttgaatccttccctcGACTTAGTGTTGATGTCGTCTTATAGAGAGGGATTGCTAAGTTGGCGAATGTAAGTACTCTACCACAAGATAGTTTGTTACTCATATTCATACTTTGTAGTAACctcttgtttttcatgcagacgctcatCACCATCAGTCATGCTCAACACCGAGTAGTAGACtacaaagagttgatgaaggtcttaaatgatcaactagtggaggcccaagctaAGGTGGATGCTCTTCAATCCAAGTTGGAGCGGTCAGAGAAGACTGTGGCTGAGCAAGAGGAGTCTCTTAGGGGGTTGGCTGATGGAAATGACAAACTAACCTAAACAAACAAGTCGCTGACTGATTGGCTAGACAAACTGACTTGTGCGAAGGAGGGGTTGGCTTGCGAGAACGAGGGACTGATTCGCAAGATTGAGGAGCTGAGGCAAGAGAAAGAAGTCGATCTCACTCGCTACGAGGAGATTTGCTCCAACTATTTTTATCAGGTGTGGAAACTAAACAAGCCTCtaaacctcgactttctcaccgaggaggttaaggcagaggagcttgctaaatgtgaggccagggctactgagtgtcacgggctgacattttgacagcggaaatgcctgtgcggcaccttgactcctctgagccaaggtcagccttccaaccattcgaataacaatgggcacattttttgcGTGACCGTATGCCTCTGCACACTtctgtctctcgaacaactctcgctgagtcatgctctcaagcatctatgagtgcaaccatgcatcaaggctatctagccaagacactcacactgtccataggttctcactatggcaaggcaaatcccaacaccaatgctcacccagacattcgcaagtcaaggtagcatgtgtggctaagatccaacaccaagctgacgtgccaacacctcccatcatgtcccattcgatactatccgattagctcacgtcacagaccaaggactcccatacgtctatggtccaatcctcaaggcaccataccatcatgcatgttggcaggccctcgagactggcttcCAGACTAGTGgcatacactggacctctgtcctactcaagcatagtgcaccctccaatgcttgcatgctaacaagtcccacgaatgactaaccgtgccatctcgtgtcgagattcgtggccatggcacaccacgacatctctcgagggtttgggccacgttccatgcaagcggcattccggcaagccaagggaaccgtacccttaaacctctggcagaacacttcgacgcactaccggggcggcccggtaatgtccatgagtactcctactcatggagacatatgagtcccctcgtggtcctcatatgcccgccctactagtcctcccaactagtagtagctcacttgacgcacctgcgccagggggtggtggagagctgacaccaggtgctccccctacaaagagccttctgagcttttagccttctaccaggaacatttatgattttcgcttgggagacatatttggcttccagctcgccaattctccgaatctcccaaatccgatcataccattgcgttcattgacccttcaatatggaacctaccaagtcccgtccatttccggttaatattgaagatatttacgaaaatgccactgccgtacaaactaggcatcagcatgctcaccagcctgcaccctcgcgtgtgcatctgaccgagcgccatcctagcttgtaacatgccatcaaggctggaatgttacactctcccacacttcaattgtcgatgccctcatcgacagaccgctggctaatcttcctgcctcgactcctaagctcactccatgcttcttccaaatcatgagtctgcactagtccctctacTACTGTAGAATCACcaacttggtgatgatctcccacgTCCACCCTTGGACTCGATCACGGACCCCATGCCACCTTCACTATTCGGAATGCTCCCATGAAGTAGTGCCGctgcactcgaatactccttgcatacatgaactcctccgagtccatcacgatgtccctccagtcaaccaagcagcccttgGAACACTGACCCCAAAGCCAACACATCTTTTGATTGTTTCTTTCCTGCCAATTTTCCAATGCCTACTCTCTTATTGACAAGGAcgaaattaaggtgcacccctcaaggtgaggttcgcaaaccaaccgttcccaacggcacctacgaaacatccttccattgaaggcatgtctctcttcaACGTGGCACTCATGCCAACTATAGCCttatgcagtatctagtgcatccttgcacacagacttcgcgaagtagtctcccagacttttggccctccggccttactgcatacccaAGGCTTAATGCAAAATGGACACTTCTGACCATAAGCATCACTGCTCCTCTGAGCTTCTACAACTTGGGcaatgatctgacatcattcgaaaccactacactgccttctggctcgtgctcatgctgactctcagcatcgtgcctcaagttctgcccccaaatcaaccttgcctaactctagacggcatgttgaatcttgaccaacttgactgcactctacctcacccttgaggtctgaagttgtcccaatccgctatctcccttcggcatatgttctctgaatcattcggcttgtattcccataaacacgtgtccccataaaacactaagcatgtcccataacatgccgcaaaacctgcccaatcttggtctcagcctacgcccatgcatactgtctatctgcagtttcaattggtcacttgacctactcgcatcagtcatgcatgtcttcgcactgtacaactcatctgttgttgtgtttctctctagattcacacaccaaaactgaacaagtaccctgactcttcgaacatatgaattagtgggctcccccacttcaacttgggaataacttctcttctcgaggtgtacctctcaaggtatagctcgcaagctaaccgctttatctcgtgcggtccctcgttccatttatcacttttgaagatgatgttgaactaatgtCTCAGCCATTCTGACTCTTCGCCCCTCGACATCTCTACGTTGCCTTAGTGCCTGAGTCCTGTTGACTTTCACCCTAGGCAAACGTTGCACTGTtgttaccttagtacctgagtcctgacgactttcaccctaggtaactgactctgtctttgtctctgagtctccttgactttacattctgaacaactaacgatctccacgataactcatctcgatgctttTGTAATGAAACATCggtctgctatttggatgtttgaaccgtgaaggtctctcccccacttcaactgttggcgtcctcgacaacttgcccACACGCAAGAACGTCTGACCGCCCCAAGTTTTCATGCACACAACAAATCTAGAAGTGCCCCCCGTAGGATGTGACTCTCGAGTCAACTACTTCGTGTAGCACCACTGTCGATTCCCTTATGCATGCACTGTCCACATAGCTATCCATCTGCTCTATACTAGCATCTCGCCCCTCCGGGCAGCTTCTCTCGGCTTCTATGGTCACTAAGTCCCAATAGCAAGGCCCTCCGGCCCACATTTAAACTCAAGCACCATCTCTGCCTCCTTAAGCCTTCTTGCAGTACTAAGTTTCCCTGACGCAGCCCTCCAGCGCTCTCGAAACCCTAGTACTATTCTGACCACTGCGCGCGGTCTACtcggccctgctggcctttgatgcatatattccacaacATAGCATATCTTACAATGCTTTAGTGTTGCTCACACAAGCTAACATCTCTGTGAGCCAACACGTCCCACTCAATTGTCTCGGCGTCTCCCCTCCGGACCAGAACAAGTAAACATGCAAACACTTCCAAGTACGACTGCCCTCTGACGATCGCGGCCACGGCCACCTTGGTCTCCCtgtgatgccatttggcacaCAAGTAGCACCTGAAGCATTCCATGCTCAACTTTATCTAGTTCCCCAAAGATGTCCACTCTCGACTACTGTCGTGACTGACAAGCGTCTGACGGCCACTATTATGCTCACTCACTCTTGCGCacaagttcccttttcaacaaTAGCGCTTCACGCGACTTACACTGTCACTCAGGCGAACCTGGACTAATGAACCAAGCATAAAACcttgacctctcgatcaaaccttgtctcatgtcaatgagttccaactcttttgtagcacctctccacaattgcacgtggttgttgtctttctagcatctCTGAACTTTGATTCGAAGCAGCCATAACttgtcccctctctaggatgtccagtattcccacgaagaagagcaaccaagtctcatcctgtctcagcctactgatcctttctaggtgactagAAGGCTCAACGACATCTGTCTAAGCATCCAGACCCTTATGGCCCTTCAGCACGCCTACATCCTttctaggatgggccaaccaggttcaccccaacttgagatgaacctggctctgataccaactgtcacgggctgacattttgacagcggaaatgcccgtgcggtaccttgactcctctgagccaaggtcagccttccaaccattcgaataacaatgggcacatttttcgcgcgaccgtgtgcctctgcacacttccgtctctcgaacaactctcgctgagtcatgctctcaagcatctatgagtgcaaccatgcatcaaggctatctagccaagacactcacactgtccataggttctcactatggcaaggcaaatcctaACAccaatgctcacccagacattcgcaagtcaaggtagcatgtgtggctaagagccaacaccaagctgacgtgccaacacctcccatcatgtcccattcgatactatccgattagctcacgtcacagaccaaggactcccatacgtctatggtccaatcctcaaggcaccataccatcatgcatgttggcaggccttcgagactggctgccagactagtagcatacactggacctctgtcctactcaagcatagtgcaccctccaatgcttgcatgctaacaagtcccacgaatgacttcccgtgccatctcgtgtcgagattcatggccatggcgcaccatgacatctctcgagggtttgggccacgttccatgcaagcggcattccggcaagccaagggaaccgtacccttaaacctctggcagaacacttcgacgcactaccggggcggcccggtaatgtccatgagtactcctactcatggagacatatgagtcccctcgtggtcctcatatgcccgccctactagtcctcccaactagtagtagctcacttgacgcacctgcgccagggggtggtggagagctgacaccaggtgctccccctacaaagagccttctgagcttttagccttctaccaggaacatatatgattttcgcttgggagacatatttggcttccagctcgccaattctctgaatctcccaaatccgatcataccattgcgttcattgacccttcaatatggaacataccaagtcccgtccatttccgggcaatattgaagatatttacgaaaatgccactgccgtacaaactaggcatcagcatgctcaccagcctgcaccctcgcgtgcgcatctgaccgagcgccatcctagcttgtaacatgccatcaaggctggcatgttacactgaggaagctgctaatcctACCGGTGCCACATCTACTTCTCCCACGCTATCATTCCGACTGGAAGGAGCAGCTAAAGCTGCGGAAGGGGTTGACCAACCTGCCAGGGCCGACTAGTGACCCCTCATCCGACTGGAGAAGCCTTCGCCTGACCAGACAAGTTGTCATCCTACCAGCTCTCTATCAtactttgttttgtgttttgttaTATACTCTTGCTCGAATGATCGAGCTGTTTGGCATTTGtactttacttttattttttggctaacttgaaacattctactctttttatacttaaaacattacaagtttattgtgaatagcAAAGTCACCCTGAtctatgccttatattttcgcatgagtacttagttttctaacttagaaattctagacatttcataagtccatactaagtatactttctcacgctcttattgctctaacattttatgagcataacgtttattgtcacacgaatatctgcttctaacttaaaattttaaaaaattccaagttacttaagatttgtcaaacaagttagcttaatggcctttttggacttcaaaaatttacaagtcagcctaaaaacaaatatctttgctcatgctcttattgcctgtgttgaagtgcacgccagtataccctatgtaccccccaagtgattgagggttgaaaaatccttgatcacttgctacttgaccgaatttttccaagcagttactactcgtgaaacacatagaatatacaaacatatttcaatagttaaccactgcaaaaacatgcaactatttaaacgttggtcattcatctaatggataccgaccagttgaacactacccggtatatatatatttttttagaagaccttttttgttttaaattgtaatgacagttgaacactgccaagcaagaataatcaacacatatgcaaaatttgttgcaagattcgaccacgctgcgcgtgatctcttttattactcgtaaaaataaatgacaaaacgtgtctaattatgagtctcaaacaaaataacatgattggttagcaaatagccagttcacaaacaagcTTAAATAACAAGTTCAGCACTtaatacaaagctactactctgtaagtagtattcattgataatatttcctcaagtgctcgccattccagtagttcctgatcagctctccatttaaccgagcaagcttgtaagtgtcgagtggcaagacttgctcaatttgatacggtccctcccaatttggtcctagtactccagctgccgggtctctgatgaacacctttctgaggaccaaatctccgacctggaactttcgatctcggactTTGGAATAGAAATAGCGCGctactttttgctgatgagcaacAACTCTCAGGCTTGCCTTTTCTCACCTCTCCTCGAGGGAATCCAAAGATTCTGCtagcaattgatgattctcctcctggttgtacatggtccttcgatgagatggtgggtctacttccacaggtaacatggcctcatacccatatgccaaggagaagggggtatgaccagttgctgtccgggcagtagtcttgtatgaccaaaggacttctggcaatTCTTCTTCCCAatcacccttagctcgctctagaTGCTTTTTTAaggtgtccttcagagttttgtttatGGCCTCAACTTGCACGaccagagaagaaattctatctcgtccttgaggtgattgcattcattcgtgtcatgaccataatcaccatggaaacgacaaaacttattcatatctctcttcctcatctttttcctgatggggggaggcttcttgtagggaacctcttcatgactagcaagatatatttctgctcggctggtcgagagagtggtgtagttagtgaactgaggctcatacttggttggcttttcatttgaactcaactttacTTTCTTtacctcatggtggtcagacccgttatttccacgtttctttccaccatccttaggagagtcagttgatccgcccagattgtttatgccattctcctctttctcgattgcatcatccaatttcaaatacttgtctgctcggtcaagaaattgttgaagtgttgaaattggatttctatgtatgctatcccacaaagggctccgataagttattccagcagatattgcaaccatctttccctcatctcctacagcagttgctctattggcttctctcatgaatctctgtatataattctttagagattcatcttttccttgtttaatatctgccaagtggttggcataaacaggtGGAGTCcaggcagtgttgaattgtccacaaaactccttcctgaatgcttcccaagaggtaatggagtttggcttaaacttccaatacaaTTCTTgggcagtatccgacaatgtagtcgggaaaactctacaccgataatcgtcacttactccgagcaattccatttggtcctcgaatttcccaacatgtctgatgggatctgccttttctgtatatattggCAGAACtaatgctttatattttgccgacggctgggctgctctaatccgggcacaaaatgggctgccactccggtggtctatcgcatttATCCTGGAAGGTCGTTTCAACAAACCTTGCACTGCTGCtgttaccatctggt
It includes:
- the LOC133824979 gene encoding uncharacterized protein LOC133824979, with translation MDNSESASDLPVVNKTRTPVEGGSSDWMTPKRFGGNKRAINKTKNTLKNSYSALQDKAVKVANLGLKSTIGLGALLETKLRGDKIKKMMQSFFSGWEFFSGSASEGRLLLIWQPNLVSVDVLKETYQLLHVFVRSLKTNKSFCVTFVYGRNSIEERMALWKDLSNLSFPVAAWLIAGDFNAAFESEDRVGGRAISSLELDDAQNWRALGLVDELRARGSHFTWTNKQMNEGRIFSRLDRVFKNEDLLDIFPHSEAVFNWELHSDHCYCIIKPDIAVSCGVKLFRFFNMWTKHDQFKSTVMQSWCRPMRGIGLVHLCNKLRRLQ